A stretch of DNA from Williamwhitmania sp.:
CAGAAGCGGCATGGTATGGAGGAGTGGAAGCTGGTCGTGCTAACCAACGAGATTCACCAGCATCTGGGCATATACTCCATTGTTGGCGCTAAGATGGGGCTTTTTGCTCGTGAGTATTTTGGCGTTGGTCTCGATAAAATGAAGGTGCAATCGAAAGCTGGATTTTACCCTTCTGTTGGCTGCCTGAACGATGGCCTTCAGATCTCCACAGGAGCAACGCTTGGTCGTGGTGACATTGAAGTGCTAACCACAAAGCCCTCCCTTCCATCGGCCATATTTATATGCCACGGTAAAAAACTGGAGGTGACCCTAAAGCCTGAGTATTCTAAGCAGGCAGCTAAAGATATTTCAGATGGTATTGTTAAGTATGGTAACCTCACCAATGGCTACTGGAATATGGTGCGGGAGCTCTCTATAAAGTATTGGCTGGAGTGGGATAGGAAGAAGATGTTTGACTATAAAGAAATTACCCAATGATTTTTGACAAAAAAGAGAGTTTATTAAAGTATCGAAACCTCCTTCCGGGGTTGGATTTGGTTAACGACTATTTGGTTAAAGGTGAGTTTGACTATGATGCTGGTCCAATCAATCTGCAGGGGGATAAACTTTTTGTAAGCCCTTTCAGTGGAGTGGGCAAGGCAAGGCACGAGGCAAAGCTAGAGGTGCACAGGCGCTACATCGATTTGCAGCTGCTCATGGAAGGCAATGAGGAGATTGGTTGGTGCCCACTTTCACTCTGCCATCAGGAGACTACACCCTACGATGAGGAAAAGGATATTGCCTTCTACCGCGATTCACCCCGCGATTTTCTGAAGCTTACCCCAGGCTACTTTGCCGTATTTTTTCCCGACGATGCCCACGCTCCATTAATAGGGGAGGACATCAAAAAAATGGTATTTAAGTTTTTAGTTGAGTAGCC
This window harbors:
- a CDS encoding YhcH/YjgK/YiaL family protein translates to MIFDKKESLLKYRNLLPGLDLVNDYLVKGEFDYDAGPINLQGDKLFVSPFSGVGKARHEAKLEVHRRYIDLQLLMEGNEEIGWCPLSLCHQETTPYDEEKDIAFYRDSPRDFLKLTPGYFAVFFPDDAHAPLIGEDIKKMVFKFLVE